The Candidatus Binatia bacterium genome window below encodes:
- a CDS encoding NAD(P)/FAD-dependent oxidoreductase, which produces MADVDVCIVGGGLAGLACARELHRAGHSSIVLESEATPGGRVQTDVVDGFRLDRGFQILLTAYPEAQRVLDYGALDLRSFEPGGRIFRDGRFYDVGDPLRRPTTALQTLLAPIGSVSDKLRILLLVARVRRGPAARLLRGPDGSTMQALVDAGFSPRIIESFFRPFFGGIQLDPELEVSSRRFAIILRMIAEGDAAVPARGMGEIPKQLARSLPDGTVRTRSRVERLEGTTVRLESGEHVRARAVVVATDAPSAATLLGIPPVVMRAASCVYFSAPTPPFDDPLIALDGARSGPAKNVAVLTNLSRHYAPEGQALIVAAVPGALCRGPDGTLDDGNSLADDVRKQLRGWFGDEVENWRHLRTYRIAAAHPDQRPPFDPKQPVRLNSHHYVCGDHRDTASIQGALYSGRRTARAISRDLG; this is translated from the coding sequence ATGGCGGACGTGGACGTGTGCATCGTCGGAGGAGGGCTCGCGGGGCTCGCCTGCGCGCGCGAGCTTCACCGGGCAGGTCACTCGTCCATCGTCTTGGAAAGCGAAGCGACTCCCGGGGGGCGAGTCCAGACAGATGTCGTCGACGGCTTTCGACTCGATCGCGGATTCCAGATCCTGCTGACGGCCTACCCGGAGGCCCAGCGGGTTCTCGACTACGGAGCGCTCGACCTTCGCTCCTTCGAGCCCGGTGGACGGATCTTCCGGGACGGTCGCTTCTATGACGTGGGGGACCCCTTGCGGCGTCCCACGACGGCGCTCCAAACGCTCTTGGCGCCCATTGGCTCCGTCAGTGACAAGCTCCGAATTCTCCTGCTCGTTGCCCGGGTGCGGCGCGGACCCGCCGCGCGCCTTCTGCGAGGACCAGACGGCTCGACCATGCAAGCCCTCGTAGACGCGGGATTCTCACCCCGCATCATCGAGAGCTTCTTTCGCCCCTTCTTCGGTGGGATTCAGCTCGACCCCGAGCTCGAGGTCTCGAGCCGACGCTTCGCGATCATTCTGCGGATGATCGCGGAAGGCGACGCCGCCGTGCCGGCGAGAGGAATGGGCGAGATCCCGAAGCAGCTCGCTCGCAGCCTTCCCGACGGTACGGTCCGAACGCGCTCCCGGGTTGAGCGACTCGAAGGAACAACGGTGCGCCTCGAGAGTGGAGAGCACGTCCGCGCGCGAGCCGTCGTCGTAGCAACCGACGCTCCGTCCGCCGCCACGCTCCTCGGGATTCCGCCCGTCGTGATGCGGGCCGCGAGCTGCGTGTACTTCTCCGCCCCCACCCCGCCGTTCGACGATCCGCTGATCGCCCTCGACGGCGCCCGGTCCGGCCCCGCAAAGAACGTTGCCGTCTTGACGAATCTCTCTCGCCACTACGCGCCCGAAGGCCAGGCGCTCATCGTTGCCGCCGTGCCGGGAGCGCTTTGCCGGGGGCCCGACGGGACCCTTGATGACGGTAACTCTCTCGCTGACGACGTCCGGAAGCAGCTTCGCGGCTGGTTCGGAGACGAGGTCGAGAACTGGCGACATCTTCGCACGTATCGAATCGCAGCCGCGCACCCCGACCAACGTCCTCCCTTCGATCCAAAACAGCCTGTCCGCCTGAACTCCCACCATTACGTCTGCGGCGACCATCGCGACACCGCGTCCATTCAGGGAGCACTCTATTCCGGGCGCCGGACCGCCCGCGCGATCTCGCGCGATCTCGGCTAG